Genomic window (Phaeodactylum tricornutum CCAP 1055/1 chromosome 3, complete sequence):
ACGGGCTTCCGCGTTTGCCTTCGCGTCTTCGAACGACTTGGCGTaaaaaatctttttcaaaaacgtcAACACCGTAACAAGATAATGGCGTGAAGGATCCCATCTGGGATACGCTGACTTGATATCTAGTTCTCCGCTTTCGTAGTGTACGTGAGGATTGTACACGCTGGAGGAAAAGGCGATACGAGGATGTTGATTGTTATCGTTGTATTCAGGGGATAGCGTAAGCTCGAACTTAAAAATACCATTAGTGAAGGGCCCGCGTCGCACGAAAATAATACCGTAGAAGTGTCGCAGATCGTGGAGAGCGGGAATGAGATAGACCCCTCCTGGTGCGTGGGATTTCAAATGCTTGTACTCAATTGTCACTTTGTAATCTCGCAGTGCCTGTTCGCGCTCTTCCTGAAAAGAATGTTTGGAATGGAAAGTGTAAGATGAATACGGTGCGATGGTCGCTTCTTCCAGTGTCGCTCGTTTCGGCGCCAAACAATCAGAGAGCCAACGGTAGATCACGGGGTCCATGGTGCATTGTGTTGTGATATCTTTCTGAAAAAAACACAATCCAACCTACCTCAGATGAAACCGGTGAGACGGGTGATTTGGGAGTTGTTTCGCTGGACGTTTGCATAGCGAGTAGAAGGTGGACAAAGGacgcaaaagaagcaaagTGACT
Coding sequences:
- a CDS encoding predicted protein; its protein translation is MDPVIYRWLSDCLAPKRATLEEATIAPYSSYTFHSKHSFQEEREQALRDYKVTIEYKHLKSHAPGGVYLIPALHDLRHFYGIIFVRRGPFTNGIFKFELTLSPEYNDNNQHPRIAFSSSVYNPHVHYESGELDIKSAYPRWDPSRHYLVTVLTFLKKIFYAKSFEDAKANAEARELATKYPAEFRQKVDACVLASQKQVFQNDETSTAQFSEEELSHRVLLDLLKQNIKDPTAASKQVILSMIEKASNV